From a single Stigmatopora nigra isolate UIUO_SnigA chromosome 21, RoL_Snig_1.1, whole genome shotgun sequence genomic region:
- the chd4a gene encoding chromodomain-helicase-DNA-binding protein 4a isoform X6 yields MSGSEDDRDDYGAPSDDRLMHDDEDEELSENEIQKVKKKKKAKKSRESKSSKRRSRREELAISSPEPMDTGGPEEDGSQARRSDSEGSDYTPGRKKKKRGSGSKEKKRGSERGSSKKKEPEPEEDDDDDDDDDFAEPKSSSQLLENWGMEDIEHIFTEEDYRSLTNYKAFSQFVRPLIAAKNPKIAVSKMMMVLGAKWREFSTNNPLRGAAAANAALATANVPAAVDNMVAEAAPPPPPPPPPPPPAPAPVEPQQAPPPPPLRKAKTKEGKGPNARKKSKAATKPQEKKNTAKTKKVAPLKIKLGGFNSKRKRSSSEEDEPDVDSDFEDGSVNSASVTEGANSRGPRGKKKPSSKAKPKRKKAEDGDGYETDHQDYCEVCQQGGEIILCDTCPRAYHMVCLDPDMEKAPEGTWSCPHCEKEGIQWEAREEPSEGEEENADGGEMEEDDHHMEFCRVCKDGGELLCCDSCPSSYHIHCLNPPLPEIPNGEWICPRCLCPAMKGKVQRILTWQWGEPPPPTPVPRPPDLPADAPDPSPLAGRPEREFFAKWFNMSYWHCSWVTELQLELHCQVMFRNYQRKNDMDEPPPIDFGDGEEDKSEKRKNKDPMYAKLDEKYLRFGIKMEWLMIHRILNHNVDRKNNVHYLIKWRELPYDQATWEADDMDVPEFDTYKVQYWNHRELMMGDDGKPGKKIKVKGRVKRVDRPPENPVVDPTIKFDRQPEYLDSTGGTLHPYQLEGLNWLRFSWAQGTDTILADEMGLGKTVQTAVFLYSLYKEGHSKGPFLVSAPLSTIINWEREFEMWAPGMYVVTYVGDKDSRAVIRENEFSFEDNAIRGGKKASRMKKDSSIKFHVLLTSYELITIDMAILGSIDWACLVVDEAHRLKNNQSKFFRILNNYPLQHRLLLTGTPLQNNLEELFHLLNFLTPERFSNLEGFLEEFADIAKEDQIKKLHDMLGPHMLRRLKADVFKHMPSKTELILRVELSPQQKKYYKFILTRNFEALNTKGGGNQVSLLNVVMDLKKCCNHPFLFPGAAMEAPKLPNGMYDGSSLVKAAGKLMLLQKMMRKLKDGGHRVLIFSQMTKMLDLLEDFLENEGYKYERIDGSITGGMRQEAIDRFNAPGAQQFAFLLSTRAGGLGINLATADTVIIYDSDWNPHNDIQAFSRAHRIGQNKKVMIYRFVTKASVEERITQVAKKKMMLTHLVVRPGLGSKTGSMSKQELDDILKFGTEELFKDECEGENKEEDSSVIHYDDKAIDRLLDRNQDATDDTEIQSMNEYLSSFKVAQYVVKDEDEEEEEVQREIIKQEESVDPDYWEKLLRHHYEQQQEDLARNLGKGKRIRKQVNYNDGSQEDRADWQDDQSDGQSDYSAASEEGDEDFDERSEAANSRRPNRKGLRNDRDKPLPPLLARVGGNIEVLGFNSRQRKAFLNAVMRYGMPPQDAFTTQWLVRDLRGKSEKEFKAYVSLFMRHLCEPGADGAETFADGVPREGLSRQHVLTRIGVMSLIRKKVQEFEHVNGLWSLPWMAELEENKRAANPDSPGKTPSTGTPADTQPNTPAPVDESKSEEAVKDGDKDMKKEGEADRNGKDAAKNSSEVIAIPDDDEKSPPLSEEKKAAEEPMQVDKATNGEADGAKDSESDKKSPASADDSASPSDTKSEDSKNPDSEGKDYKSEKMETTPAAEDKKAAKEDKDAPKSEEVPKLQNGDSGKESAAALEEKKKIKGRFMFNIADGGFTELHSLWQNEERAATVTKKTNEIWHRRHDYWLLAGIIQHGYARWQDIQNDAKFAILNEPFKGEMNRGNFLEIKNKFLARRFKLLEQALVIEEQLRRAAYLNMSEDPSHPSMALNTRFSEVECLAESHQHLSKESMSGNKPANAVLHKVLKQLEELLSDMKADVTRLPATIARIPPVAVRLQMSERNILSRLASRGPDTHTQTHAQQMSQQ; encoded by the exons ATGTCTGGGAGCGAGGACGACAGAGACGACTACGGCGCCCCGTCGGACGACCGCCTGATGCACG ATGACGAAGATGAAGAACTTTCAGAGAATGAGATTCAGaaagtgaagaagaaaaagaaggccAAAAAGAGCCGAGAAAGTAAGAGCAGCAAAAGACGGTCGCGCAGAGAG GAACTGGCCATCAGCTCCCCGGAACCAATGGACACGGGTGGGCCCGAGGAGGACGGCAGCCAGGCTCGCCGCTCCGACAGCGAAGGAAGCGACTACACACCAGGACGCAAAAAGAAGAAGCGAGGTAGCGGCAGCAAAGAAAAGAAGCGAGGTAGCGAACGGGGCTCCTCAAAGAAGAAAGAGCCTGAGCCGGAGgaagatgacgatgatgatgatgacgacgacttTGCG GAACCCAAATCGTCCTCACAGTTGCTGGAGAACTGGGGCATGGAGGACATTGAACACATCTTCACCGAGGAGGACTACCGCTCGCTGACAAACTACAAAGCCTTCAGTCAATTTGTCAG GCCTCTCATCGCTGCCAAAAACCCCAAAATTGCCGTTTCCAAGATGATGATGGTTCTCGGCGCTAAATGGAGAGAGTTTAGCACCAACAACCCCTTGAGAGGGGCGGCCGCCGCTAACGCCGCCCTTGCCACGGCCAACGTTCCCGCCGCCGTGGACAACATGGTGGCCGAGGCCgcccctccaccaccacccccgccgccgcctccaCCACCCGCACCTGCCCCGGTCGAGCCACAGCAGGCTCCACCCCCGCCCCCCCTGCGAAAGGCCAAAACCAAGGAAGGCAAAG GTCCAAACGCCCGCAAAAAGTCAAAGGCGGCCACCAAACCGCAAGAAAAGAAGAACACAGCCAAGACTAAGAAAGTGGCGCCTCTCAAGATCAAGTTGGGAGGCTTCAACAGCAAGAGAAAACGATCATCG AGCGAAGAGGACGAGCCCGATGTGGACAGCGACTTTGAGGACGGCAGCGTGAACAGCGCCTCTGTAACGGAAGGCGCCAACAGCCGCGGCCCTCGCGGCAAAAAGAAGCCTTCGTCCAAGGCCAAGCCCAAGAGGAAGAAAG CCGAGGATGGCGACGGCTATGAGACGGACCATCAAGACTATTGCGAGGTGTGCCAGCAGGGCGGGGAGATCATCCTGTGCGACACCTGTCCGCGAGCCTATCACATGGTGTGCCTGGACCCCGACATGGAAAAGGCCCCCGAGGGCACATGGAGCTGCCCGCACTgc GAGAAGGAGGGCATTCAGTGGGAGGCAAGGGAGGAGCCTTCGGAAGGCGAGGAGGAGAACGCCGACGGAGGGGAGATGGAGGAGGACGACCACCACATGGAGTTCTGCCGGGTGTGCAAGGATGGAGGCGAACTGCTGTGCTGCGACTCGTGTCCGTCGTCCTACCACATCCACTGCCTCAACCCGCCTCTGCCCGAGATCCCCAATGGAGAATGGATCTGCCCGCGCTGCCTG TGCCCCGCAATGAAAGGAAAGGTCCAGAGGATCTTGACCTGGCAGTGGGGAGAACCTCCTCCCCCGACACCGGTGCCTCGGCCGCCGGACCTCCCGGCGGATGCGCCCGATCCCTCTCCGCTGGCGGGCCGACCCGAGCGAGAATTCTTTGCCAAGTGGTTCAACATGTCCTACTGGCACTGCTCCTGGGTTACAGAGCTGCAG CTGGAACTCCACTGCCAGGTGATGTTTAGGAACTATCAGAGGAAGAACGACATGGATGAGCCGCCGCCCATCGACTTTGGTGACGGCGAAGAAGACAAGAGCGAAAAGAGGAAGAACAAGGACCCCATGTACGCAAAGCTGGACGAAAAGTACCTCCGCTTTGGAATCAAGATGGAGTGGCTGATGATTCACCGGATCCTGAACCACAA TGTGGACAGAAAGAACAATGTGCACTACCTGATCAAGTGGCGCGAGCTACCGTACGATCAGGCCACCTGGGAGGCGGATGACATGGACGTccccgagtttgacacctacAAGGTGCAATACTGGAACCACAG AGAACTGATGATGGGTGACGATGGCAAACCCGGAAAGAAAATCAAGGTCAAAGGCCGCGTCAAACGTGTGGACAGACCACCGGAAAACCCTGTCGTGGAT CCCACCATCAAGTTTGACCGTCAGCCCGAGTACCTGGACAGCACGGGTGGAACGTTGCACCCCTACCAGCTGGAGGGTCTCAACTGGTTGCGCTTCTCATGGGCACAGGGCACCGACACCATCTTGGCTGACGAGATGGGGCTCGGGAAGACGGTCCAGACAGCCGTGTTCCTCTACTCGCTTTATAAAGAG GGTCACTCCAAGGGCCCCTTCCTGGTCAGCGCGCCACTCTCCACCATCATCAATTGGGAGAGGGAGTTTGAAATGTGGGCCCCAGGTATGTACGTGGTCACGTACGTCGGTGACAAAGATAGCCGAGCCGTCATCCGCGAGAACGAGTTCTCCTTTGAGGACAACGCCATCCGAGGAGGCAAAAAGGCCTCCAGGATGAAG AAAGACTCGTCCATCAAGTTCCATGTGCTGCTGACTTCCTACGAGCTGATCACCATCGACATGGCCATTCTGGGCTCCATTGACTGGGCCTGTCTGGTGGTAGACGAGGCCCACAGGCTCAAGAACAACCAGTCCAAG TTTTTCCGCATCCTGAACAACTACCCGCTCCAACACCGGCTGCTGTTAACTGGAACGCCGTTACAAAACAACCTTGAGGAACTGTTCCACCTCCTCAACTTCCTCACGCCCGAGAGGTTCAG CAATCTGGAGGGCTTCTTGGAGGAGTTTGCCGACATTGCCAAAGAGGACCAAATCAAGAAGCTCCACGACATGCTTGGTCCGCACATGCTCAGGAGGCTCAAGGCCGACGTCTTCAAGCACATGCCCTCCAAGACCGAGCTCATTCTCCGGGTGGAGCTCAGCCCGCAGCAGAA AAAGTACTACAAATTCATCCTGACCCGAAATTTTGAAGCTCTCAACACCAAAGGAGGAGGCAACCAGGTCTCGTTACTCAACGTGGTCATGGACCTCAAAAAATGCTGCAACCACCCCTTCCTCTTCCCCGGAGCCGCCATG GAAGCGCCAAAGCTGCCCAACGGTATGTACGACGGCAGCTCGCTGGTCAAGGCCGCCGGAAAGCTGATGTTGCTGCAGAAGATGATGAGGAAGTTGAAGGACGGAGGCCACAGAGTTCTCATCTTCTCTCAG ATGACCAAAATGCTGGACCTGCTGGAAGACTTCCTGGAGAACGAAGGCTACAAATACGAGCGCATAGACGGCAGTATCACGGGGGGGATGAGGCAGGAGGCCATCGACCGATTCAACG CTCCGGGCGCGCAACAGTTTGCCTTCCTTTTATCCACGAGGGCCGGAGGTCTGGGGATCAACCTGGCAACCGCCGACACTGTCATCATATACGACTCGGACTGGAATCCGCACAATGACATACAA GCTTTCAGTCGAGCTCATCGAATCGGTCAGAACAAAAAAGTCATGATCTACCGCTTTGTCACCAAGGCGTCGGTGGAAGAAAGGATCACGCAG GTAGCCAAGAAGAAAATGATGCTGACCCACCTGGTGGTCCGACCGGGCCTGGGCTCCAAGACGGGTTCCATGTCCAAACAGGAACTGGACGACATCCTCAAGTTCGGGACGGAGGAGCTCTTCAAGGACGAGTGCGAGG GCGAGAACAAAGAGGAGGACAGCAGCGTCATCCACTACGACGACAAGGCCATCGACCGTCTGCTGGACCGCAACCAGGACGCCACCGACGACACGGAGATCCAGAGCATGAACGAGTACCTCAGTTCTTTCAAGGTGGCGCAGTACGTGGTCAAAGACGAGGACGAGGAG GAGGAGGAGGTCCAGCGAGAGATCATCAAGCAGGAGGAGAGCGTGGACCCCGACTACTGGGAGAAACTCTTGCGCCATCACTACGAGCAGCAGCAGGAGGACTTGGCCCGCAATCTGGGCAAAGGCAAGCGCATACGCAAGCAGGTCAACTACAACGATGGCTCGCAGGAGGACAGAG CCGACTGGCAGGACGACCAGTCAGACGGCCAGTCGGATTACTCTGCGGCTTCCGAGGAGGGTGACGAGGACTTTGACGAGCGATCTGAAG CAGCCAATTCACGGCGGCCCAACAGGAAGGGTCTGCGCAACGACAGAGACAAACCACTTCCTCCCCTGCTGGCCAGGGTGGGAGGTAACATTGAG GTCCTGGGTTTCAACTCGCGGCAGAGGAAGGCCTTCCTCAACGCCGTCATGCGTTACGGCATGCCCCCCCAGGACGCCTTCACCACCCAGTGGTTGGTCCGAGACCTGCGAGGGAAATCGGAGAAGGAGTTCAA GGCTTACGTCTCGCTGTTCATGCGCCACTTGTGCGAGCCCGGAGCCGACGGCGCCGAGACTTTCGCCGACGGCGTCCCCAGGGAAGGCTTGTCCAGGCAGCACGTGCTGACCCGTATCGGCGTCATGTCGCTCATCCGCAAGAAG GTACAAGAGTTCGAGCACGTCAACGGCTTGTGGTCGTTGCCGTGGATGGCAGAACTGGAGGAAAACAAAAGGGCAGCCAACCCAGACTCGCCGGGAAAGACGCCGTCCACGGGGACGCCCGCCGACACACAACCCAACACGCCCGCTCCAG TTGACGAATCGAAAAGCGAAGAGGCCGTCAAGGACGGGGACAAAGACATGAAGAAAGAGGGCGAGGCTGACCGGAACGGAAAAGACGCAGCCAAGAACTCCAGCGAG GTCATCGCCATCCCCGACGACGACGAAAAGAGTCCGCCGCTGTCGGAGGAGAAGAAGGCCGCCGAGGAGCCCATGCAGGTGGACAAGGCCACCAATGGGGAAGCCGATGGCGCCAAGGACAGCGAGAGCGACAAGAAAAGTCCGGCCAGCGCGGACGATTCGGCCTCACCCTCGGATACCAAGAGCGAAGACTCCAAAAATCCTGACTCAGAGGGCAAAG ATTACAAGTCAGAGAAGATGGAAACAACCCCTGCTGCGGAGGACAAGAAAG CCGCCAAGGAGGACAAGGACGCCCCTAAAAGCGAGGAGGTTCCCAAACTGCAAAATGGCGACAGTGGCAAAGAGAGTGCCGCCGCcctggaggagaagaagaaaattaaAGGCCGCTTCATGTTCAACATTGCCGACGGAGGCTTCACAG AGCTCCACTCGTTGTGGCAAAACGAGGAGCGCGCCGCCACCGTGACTAAGAAGACCAATGAGATTTGGCACCGACGTCACGACTACTGGCTTCTGGCCGGAATAATACA ACACGGATACGCGCGCTGGCAGGACATCCAGAATGACGCCAAGTTCGCCATCCTCAACGAGCCCTTCAAGGGAGAAATGAACCGAGGCAACTTCCTGGAAATCAAAAACAAGTTCCTGGCTAGGAGATTCAAG ctactGGAGCAGGCGCTAGTGATCGAGGAGCAGCTGCGCCGCGCCGCCTACCTCAACATGTCGGAGGACCCGTCGCACCCCTCCATGGCGCTCAACACACGTTTCAGTGAGGTGGAGTGCCTGGCCGAGTCGCACCAACACCTGAGCAAGGAGTCCATGTCGGGAAACAAGCCGGCCAACGCCGTCCTGCACAAAG TGCTGAAACAGCTGGAGGAACTCCTGAGCGACATGAAAGCCGACGTCACGCGTCTGCCGGCGACCATCGCCCGAATCCCGCCGGTGGCCGTCCGTCTGCAAATGTCCGAAAGGAACATCCTCAGCCGCCTGGCCAGCCGTGGGCCCGATACGCACACGCAGACGCACGCGCAACAG ATGTCTCAGCAGTAG